The Posidoniimonas polymericola genome has a segment encoding these proteins:
- a CDS encoding cytochrome P450, whose product MTSDPEPAPFAGTPARPPWSHKLWMLAGSRERFFERLIQDYGDFVEYRGPISFYLVNHPALVKQVLQGAHDTFDKNSPLYDRFRRAFGSGLVVAEGESWKRRRAAAQKVLGPRQVEGYCELMVRAAEQAAARWLPLCRRDASFDIAPEMDRLTLEIIGRSLFQDGFDGAQESVQRWTHAIDHFSSKAPLPVIRSAWFPSPLNLRLERTVREFHGFIQRMLDSNRRDGSEGGLLSLLCGGGPDGEAAPLSDAEIRDEVLGMIVGGHETSSVALTWAWYELDRNPAVEQRLLEELDTVLGDRPIESADVPRLTYTRMVIDETLRLHPPFWFENRNVTREVELGGATLRAGDTVAFSRYALHRHPGFWNDPEVFDPNRFSPGKEENRRSTYAYVPFGGGPRVCVGVHFAMQELVVVLATLARKLRIRVDPRHRHEVRALLTMRPKHGLRVRVAQRQASSSR is encoded by the coding sequence ATGACCTCAGACCCGGAACCAGCGCCGTTTGCAGGAACGCCCGCCCGGCCGCCGTGGTCCCACAAGCTGTGGATGCTGGCCGGCAGCCGCGAGCGGTTCTTCGAGCGACTCATCCAGGACTACGGAGACTTCGTTGAGTACCGTGGCCCCATCTCTTTCTACCTGGTCAACCACCCTGCGCTCGTGAAGCAGGTGCTGCAGGGCGCCCACGACACGTTCGACAAGAACAGCCCGCTCTACGACCGGTTCCGGCGCGCGTTCGGGAGCGGACTTGTCGTCGCCGAGGGCGAGTCGTGGAAGCGGCGCCGCGCCGCCGCCCAGAAAGTGCTGGGTCCGCGGCAGGTCGAGGGTTACTGCGAGCTGATGGTCCGTGCGGCAGAGCAGGCGGCGGCCCGCTGGCTGCCGCTCTGCCGCCGCGACGCGTCGTTCGATATCGCACCGGAGATGGATCGCCTAACTCTAGAGATCATTGGCCGGAGTTTGTTCCAGGACGGGTTCGACGGGGCGCAGGAATCGGTCCAACGCTGGACGCACGCGATCGATCACTTCAGCTCCAAGGCGCCGCTGCCGGTGATCCGGAGCGCCTGGTTCCCCTCGCCGCTCAACCTACGCCTCGAGCGGACCGTCCGAGAGTTCCACGGGTTCATTCAGCGGATGCTCGACAGCAACCGCCGTGACGGCTCGGAGGGCGGCCTGCTATCGCTGCTCTGCGGGGGCGGGCCCGACGGCGAGGCGGCGCCGCTGAGCGACGCTGAGATCAGAGACGAGGTGCTGGGGATGATCGTGGGCGGGCACGAGACCTCGTCGGTCGCGCTCACGTGGGCGTGGTACGAGCTCGACCGCAACCCCGCGGTCGAGCAACGGCTGCTCGAAGAGCTCGACACGGTCCTCGGCGACAGGCCGATCGAGTCGGCCGACGTGCCCCGCCTCACCTACACCCGCATGGTCATCGACGAGACCCTCAGGCTCCACCCGCCGTTCTGGTTTGAGAACCGAAACGTCACGCGGGAGGTCGAGCTCGGGGGCGCCACGTTGCGGGCGGGCGACACCGTGGCGTTCAGCCGCTACGCGCTCCACCGCCACCCGGGGTTCTGGAACGACCCAGAGGTCTTCGACCCCAACCGGTTCTCGCCCGGCAAGGAAGAGAACCGCCGCTCGACCTACGCGTACGTGCCGTTCGGCGGCGGGCCACGGGTTTGCGTTGGCGTTCATTTTGCGATGCAAGAGCTGGTGGTCGTGCTAGCGACCCTGGCCCGGAAGCTCAGGATCCGGGTCGACCCGCGCCACCGCCACGAGGTCCGGGCGTTGCTGACCATGCGGCCCAAGCACGGTCTGCGGGTGCGGGTCGCTCAGCGACAGGCAAGCAGCAGCCGGTAA
- a CDS encoding FAD/NAD(P)-binding protein, translated as MTAGRGRLAIVGAGSSGLISLKHALDALPEWEIECFEESDTVTGAWGRPYDGFVSTSTKYTTQFSCLPVYDASVQPDRGESRSEFFRDGEYGEYLNRFAEHFDLRRHIKFRRRVLSVRRPQDATGWEVTFQSDPAAETQTSRFDAVILCTGLVAEPRSSGDHPHAIDPRTLFSHERTASITGKAVAVIGGGEMAADFANRFARPELGNRVLLSLRSGVRVSPRYHPIRGVPSDFLRNRLMLSIHEDIRNRIGNWFVRTRIRRQEWLEWLFPDAKSAGAAHDTQAYARRKQWGEILNRRAQHNLFDMFHNKSDDFLTAVAEDRLRIVGPPVDSSLTKWEGFDDDGPHHFTPDVVVPAIGFRSRLGEVLGGGASVRDFYLGCRHAEHDDLFLVGFARPVIGNIPSISEIQARYVSSVIAGRTPRPDNLTELHRADVEARTARYRGVDTRLIYPVEMFPYCDRLAAAMGESPRAASLVDWWTQNTAPATTLDYHCFGEQRGARPRPPTYMPTVLIALLLALKPVDWTYRLLLACR; from the coding sequence ATGACCGCCGGGCGGGGCCGGCTCGCGATCGTCGGCGCCGGGAGCAGCGGGCTGATCAGCCTCAAGCACGCCCTCGACGCGCTGCCCGAATGGGAGATCGAGTGCTTCGAAGAATCGGACACCGTGACTGGGGCGTGGGGCCGCCCGTACGACGGCTTCGTCTCGACGTCGACCAAGTACACCACGCAGTTCAGCTGCCTGCCCGTCTACGACGCGTCGGTCCAGCCCGACCGGGGCGAGAGCCGCAGCGAGTTCTTCCGCGACGGCGAGTACGGCGAGTACCTCAACCGGTTCGCCGAGCATTTTGATCTGCGGCGGCACATCAAGTTTCGCCGCCGCGTGCTCTCGGTCCGCCGCCCCCAGGACGCCACCGGGTGGGAGGTAACCTTCCAATCGGACCCAGCCGCTGAAACGCAGACCAGCCGGTTCGACGCCGTCATCCTCTGTACGGGCCTGGTGGCCGAGCCTCGATCGTCGGGCGACCATCCGCACGCCATCGACCCGAGGACGCTCTTCTCGCACGAACGCACGGCGTCGATCACCGGCAAGGCCGTGGCGGTCATCGGCGGCGGAGAAATGGCCGCCGACTTCGCCAACCGCTTCGCGCGGCCCGAGCTCGGCAATCGAGTGCTGCTGTCGCTCCGCTCGGGAGTCCGCGTGAGCCCGCGGTACCACCCGATACGCGGCGTGCCGTCCGACTTCCTGCGGAACCGGCTCATGCTGTCGATCCACGAAGACATCCGCAACCGGATCGGGAACTGGTTTGTCCGCACCCGCATCCGGCGACAGGAATGGCTGGAGTGGCTCTTCCCCGACGCCAAGTCTGCGGGCGCCGCTCACGATACGCAGGCCTACGCCCGCCGCAAGCAGTGGGGGGAGATCCTCAACCGCCGCGCCCAGCACAACCTGTTCGACATGTTTCACAACAAGAGCGACGACTTCCTCACCGCCGTCGCCGAGGATCGCCTGCGCATCGTCGGCCCACCGGTCGACTCGTCGTTGACCAAGTGGGAAGGGTTCGACGACGACGGTCCCCACCACTTCACGCCGGACGTCGTGGTCCCCGCGATTGGCTTCCGTTCCAGGCTCGGCGAGGTCCTGGGCGGCGGAGCCAGCGTACGCGACTTCTACCTCGGCTGCCGGCACGCCGAGCACGACGACCTGTTTCTTGTCGGGTTCGCCCGGCCGGTGATCGGCAACATCCCCTCGATTAGCGAGATCCAGGCCAGGTACGTCAGCAGCGTGATCGCCGGCCGGACGCCGCGCCCCGACAACCTCACCGAGCTCCATCGGGCGGACGTCGAAGCCCGCACCGCACGGTACCGCGGCGTCGACACCCGACTAATCTACCCCGTTGAGATGTTCCCCTACTGCGATCGCCTGGCGGCGGCGATGGGCGAGAGCCCACGGGCGGCGTCACTCGTGGACTGGTGGACCCAGAACACGGCCCCGGCCACGACGCTCGACTACCACTGCTTCGGTGAACAACGCGGCGCCCGCCCGCGGCCCCCTACCTACATGCCGACCGTGCTGATAGCGCTGCTCCTCGCCCTGAAGCCGGTCGATTGGACTTACCGGCTGCTGCTTGCCTGTCGCTGA
- the fusA gene encoding elongation factor G, translating into MSTDLTKIRNIGVIAHIDAGKTTTTERMLYVSGARHRAGEVDRGTTTTDDDAEEQERGITIYSACVQFPWKDVNINLIDTPGHVDFTAEVERSLRVLDGAVVVFSAREGVEAQSETVWRQANKYKVPRVAFINKLDREGANFENVFDEIENRLGAHPLALQIPAGLGPQHVADPFRGIVDLVTMKLLTFPEGKEGREIVAEDVPEELLPEAQLWREKLLETLYDYSNELMELALSEEPIPAALIHKVVREATIHLQVQPVLCGSALHGIGVQQVLDAVAAYLPHPLEMPPVVGTEPVVEGGKRKGAAEDTPPKKLVRKPDPAEPFCGLVFKILPFKTGDLYWVRVYSGEINPNSRVLNAGKNFKENVSQLWRIHATKKDEQLQHAQAGDIVALLGLRESVTGDTLCDTRAPIVLESIEFPETVISVAVEAENSTEKKKLGQMLEMLKKQDPTFRFEDNEETGQTLISGMGELHLEVIQHRLERDFGLKIKVHKPRVSYRETIAGPAVVTGECNRLINGAQHTAAVRLKVEPYTPSGPLAAKLPPVTVSIDPNHGLPNEFLCVVIEELESAIAGSGTLGFPLMRLKVTLLGGDVHETDATEIAFRTAANLAVDKGLREAGVVLLEPIMRLELSTPEEHVGDLVGDLQQRRAIIHKTELRGTDTVLHAEAPLANLFGYSSAMRSLSQGRASCSMAPSGYAPAPEEVLKVFLGED; encoded by the coding sequence GAAGGACGTCAACATCAACCTGATCGACACGCCGGGCCACGTCGACTTCACGGCCGAGGTCGAACGCAGCCTCCGCGTGCTCGACGGCGCCGTGGTGGTGTTCAGCGCCCGCGAGGGGGTCGAGGCCCAGAGCGAGACCGTCTGGCGGCAGGCCAACAAGTACAAGGTTCCGCGGGTCGCGTTCATCAACAAGCTCGACCGCGAGGGCGCCAACTTCGAGAACGTGTTCGACGAGATCGAGAACCGGCTGGGCGCCCACCCGCTGGCGCTGCAGATCCCGGCCGGGCTGGGGCCGCAGCACGTGGCCGACCCGTTCCGCGGCATCGTCGACCTGGTCACGATGAAGCTGCTCACGTTCCCGGAGGGGAAGGAGGGCCGCGAGATCGTCGCCGAGGACGTGCCCGAGGAGCTGCTGCCCGAGGCCCAGCTGTGGCGCGAGAAGCTGCTCGAGACCCTCTACGACTACAGCAACGAGCTGATGGAGCTGGCCCTCTCCGAGGAGCCGATCCCCGCGGCGCTGATCCACAAAGTGGTCCGCGAGGCCACCATCCACCTGCAGGTGCAGCCGGTGCTGTGCGGCTCGGCCCTGCACGGCATCGGCGTCCAGCAGGTGCTCGACGCGGTCGCCGCGTACCTGCCGCACCCGCTGGAGATGCCGCCGGTCGTCGGGACCGAGCCGGTGGTCGAGGGCGGCAAGCGCAAGGGCGCCGCCGAGGACACCCCGCCCAAGAAGCTGGTCCGCAAGCCCGACCCGGCCGAGCCGTTCTGCGGCCTGGTGTTCAAGATCCTCCCGTTCAAGACCGGCGACCTCTACTGGGTCCGCGTCTACTCGGGCGAGATCAATCCGAACTCCCGCGTGCTCAACGCCGGCAAGAACTTCAAGGAGAACGTCTCGCAGCTGTGGCGGATCCACGCGACCAAGAAGGACGAGCAGCTGCAGCATGCCCAGGCCGGCGACATCGTCGCGCTGCTGGGCCTGCGGGAGTCGGTCACGGGCGACACCCTGTGCGACACCCGCGCGCCGATCGTGCTGGAGTCGATCGAGTTCCCCGAGACCGTGATCAGCGTCGCGGTCGAGGCCGAGAACTCCACCGAGAAGAAGAAGCTCGGCCAGATGCTCGAGATGCTGAAGAAGCAGGACCCCACCTTCCGCTTCGAGGACAACGAGGAGACCGGCCAGACGCTGATCAGCGGCATGGGCGAGCTGCACCTGGAGGTCATCCAGCACCGGCTGGAGCGTGACTTCGGCCTCAAGATCAAGGTCCACAAGCCGCGCGTCAGCTACCGCGAGACCATCGCCGGCCCGGCCGTGGTGACCGGCGAGTGCAACCGGCTGATCAACGGCGCGCAGCACACCGCCGCGGTGCGTCTGAAGGTCGAGCCGTACACGCCCAGCGGCCCGCTCGCAGCCAAGCTGCCGCCGGTCACCGTGTCGATCGACCCGAACCACGGCCTGCCGAACGAGTTCCTCTGCGTGGTGATCGAGGAGCTCGAGTCGGCGATCGCCGGCAGCGGCACGCTCGGCTTCCCCCTGATGCGGCTGAAGGTCACGCTCTTGGGCGGCGACGTCCACGAGACCGACGCCACCGAGATCGCCTTCCGCACGGCCGCCAACCTGGCGGTGGACAAGGGCCTCCGCGAGGCGGGCGTTGTCCTGCTAGAGCCGATCATGCGGCTGGAGCTCTCGACGCCCGAGGAGCACGTCGGCGACCTGGTGGGCGACCTGCAGCAGCGCCGCGCGATCATCCACAAGACCGAGCTCCGCGGCACGGACACCGTGCTGCACGCCGAGGCCCCGCTGGCGAACCTGTTCGGCTACAGCTCGGCGATGCGCTCGCTGTCGCAGGGCCGCGCGAGCTGCTCGATGGCCCCCAGCGGCTACGCCCCCGCGCCGGAGGAAGTGCTCAAGGTGTTCCTGGGCGAGGATTAG
- a CDS encoding 3-oxoacyl-[acyl-carrier-protein] synthase III C-terminal domain-containing protein, producing the protein MPCYITRTASFLPNAPVDNDGIQRRLGVLDGEGEVRDAILAMNGIRRRHYAQNDHQEPTHDVYALGAEAVNRLATRADATRATFLSAGTTFAPLAAPGYSSILHSRLSECGVLPSPVEISSHAGICSSASAGLVAAARAVASGDHRTALCVGAEHASEVLKSTAIRPVDDRNQHGNLRNSQWFMSVFLRFMLSDGAGALLLEDQPNRQGLSLKINWTHSLSLANQAPLCMKLENHNSLLSQDVSVLSRHLFPAAEVFLRDAFQQHGDSIDSHTVVLPHMSSFFFRRKMERVIANSGEGAPTPYWTNLATAGNTGAASIFVMLDEFLSEDRVAPGDRVLLFVPESGQFNFVLISLTAVAP; encoded by the coding sequence ATGCCCTGCTACATCACCCGCACCGCCTCGTTCCTGCCGAATGCGCCCGTCGACAACGACGGCATCCAACGCCGCCTCGGGGTGCTTGACGGCGAGGGCGAGGTCCGAGACGCCATCCTCGCGATGAACGGGATCCGGCGGCGGCACTACGCCCAGAACGATCACCAGGAGCCGACGCACGACGTCTACGCGTTGGGCGCCGAGGCGGTGAACCGGCTGGCGACCCGCGCCGACGCTACCCGCGCGACCTTCCTGTCCGCGGGGACGACGTTCGCCCCCCTCGCCGCGCCCGGGTACTCGTCGATACTCCACTCACGGCTGAGCGAGTGCGGCGTCCTGCCGAGCCCGGTCGAGATCAGCTCCCACGCCGGGATCTGCTCTTCGGCCTCCGCGGGGTTGGTGGCGGCGGCCCGGGCGGTGGCCAGCGGCGACCACCGCACCGCGCTGTGCGTCGGGGCGGAACACGCCTCGGAGGTCCTTAAGTCAACGGCGATCCGGCCGGTCGACGACCGCAACCAGCACGGGAACCTCCGGAATAGCCAGTGGTTCATGTCGGTGTTCCTGAGGTTCATGCTCTCCGACGGTGCCGGGGCGCTGCTGCTCGAGGACCAACCCAACCGCCAGGGACTTTCGCTGAAAATCAACTGGACCCACTCGCTATCGCTGGCCAACCAAGCCCCCCTGTGCATGAAGCTGGAGAACCACAACTCGCTGCTCAGCCAGGACGTTTCGGTCCTCTCCAGGCATCTGTTCCCGGCCGCCGAGGTCTTCCTGCGGGACGCGTTCCAGCAGCACGGGGACTCGATCGACTCGCACACGGTCGTGCTGCCGCACATGTCCTCCTTCTTCTTCCGACGCAAGATGGAACGGGTGATCGCCAACAGCGGCGAGGGCGCCCCCACGCCGTACTGGACTAACCTCGCCACCGCTGGCAACACCGGCGCCGCGAGCATCTTCGTCATGCTGGACGAATTCCTGAGCGAGGACCGCGTGGCCCCTGGCGATCGCGTGCTGCTGTTCGTGCCGGAATCGGGGCAGTTCAACTTCGTGCTGATCAGCCTCACGGCGGTGGCGCCATGA